The following DNA comes from Saccharomyces cerevisiae S288C chromosome XIII, complete sequence.
cattttcaaatcttgTTGCATCAGCAATCGAATGAGGAAAGTTCACAACTACTAGCTTGTCACCGGTCTTGAAGTTCTCTTTGAAATATCTACCCAAAAGCATGACCAACATACCGGTCGGCAAATTGTAAGCGTACGTGTCACACCCGTATTTTTTGTAGTATTCATTTAATAAAGCCTCATATCTATCATCCCTCAAGGTTCTGTAGTAATCGATGACCTTGACTGGATCGACAAACTGCAGCTCATTTATATCATCGCCTTGTGATTTCTGCAGTACCTTTCTAGTTTCTTCAATGCTGGGTGATAAGGAAAACTTTATATCGACCTCACCTTGTGGGAAGATAGCCACACGTCTTTTCAACCCTTTAACCACATTTTcgaattcttcttctgataATGTTGTCTTCGGTTTGTTCTTATCTAAAGACTGTACTGTCTTGACAAATATCACTGTACCGATAATAGCAACaaggaaaattttcttaaaTCCTGGAGCATCTATTTTATCTGATTTGTTAGACCTTTTAGTTGAGCTATCAGTTGATGAGTATCGTGCTCTCAAGAGCAATGGTGAAAATAAGGGTAATTGCTTTTGAGGCAACCCACCGCACACCTTGAAACAATGTCGGCAGCTTGCTAGAACGCTTTTTCTCAGTGGTCGCAACATGTAGGTAGTCTATTTATCTGGGCTCGTTATGTATTAATCTTCCTATGGGGATTCATTCATTTTAGCTTTACCGGCAGTCCTTACAAACCgctttttgaaattaaatcGACAAactgaggaagaagaacggaaaaacagaagaaagCCAAAGGCAAAGAAGCGACCACATACACCTTTTTTTCGATCTAAACTAATCGCCCAAAATGTCGTTGGTCAAACTTGCGAATACGTGTGCTCATTTACAGAACTGCTCGAAAGTTAGAGTTGCCTTAACATCGATCCCATATACGAAATTGCAGCTACAGTTTGCGTATAACCTTTACCAACAAGGGTTCTTATCGTCTTTACAGAAGGGATCGACTATGGGACCAGACAAAGATTTTGTTGAAGTAACACCAGACAATATCTCTACTAGAAGGCTTTGGGTTGGATTGAAGTATAGAGATAACAAACCTGTCCTCAGCAGCTGCAAATTAATTTCCAAACCAAATTCAAGAATACACCTGCCAATGGAAGACATGAAGAAACTATGCTCTGGCGTAACTATTAGAAACATCAAACCACTACAACCAGGAGAACTGATTCTAGTTCGAGCTCATAACAACATTATGGACATTAATGAAGCCATATCCAAAAAGTTGGATGGAGAAGTACTATGCAGAGTAAAATGAATAGAACAATCACATATGACCGTATTTATACGtgtaattaaaaaatatacgGACCatgtaaataataatattataaaatgcagacaatgatgatgagTATAGTACTACAGTAACGTCCTTCATTCATTACCTTTACTAGCAGTGataaaaagttttgaaaaaaaatgtgcTCCAGGGGAGGTTCGAACTCTCGACCTTCAGATTATGAGACTGACGCTCTTCCTACTGAGCTACTGAAGCTGTCTGTTATGGAGGATTCTAGCATTAAATGCTTTAATACTCAATAAAAGCAACAATGGAGAATAATTTATCAGCAACTAAATTTATAGACGAAGATCCTACGCCAAATCTTAGCTCCTTTATAtttaatattgaaaaacataTGAATTTTAGGTtgaatcctcaaaatggaattgatatttctacataataGTACTACGATTATTCTTCACTCTGTTTTATATGTGTCATTATGttattacattatcaatccttgcatttcagcttcgTCTAACTTCCATGACAGTTTCTCATAccttatgtcatcatctaacACCGTACATGATAACATACTGGTAGTGTAACTACTAGTTGATAGATGATagttcattttcattccaACAATTGTCGTTAGAGATCGCTACATAATCAACCTttgcacttcagcttccattaAATCTGATTAATGCTTCTTAATCTTTAAGCCATCTTCTTGCACCATAAATAGCAATGAAACCATTTAGTCTTCTATTTTCCACTTAAAGAACCAGgtttttgcatttcagccATCTTAAATTAGACGACGGTTTAATTTCGGTGTAGTATCATAAAATTTCGGCCATCCTTCGACTCACGTATAATGATGGCCTCAGCGAGAGGATCAGCAACAAGTTACATCCACAATAATACGCGGAGTTATGAGATATTACAGTACCCTCCCCAAAAATATAAGGTTTACCGCAAGATCGTATCAGGAGAATGAACGGGTCTCTTAGTTTTTATCCACTATTCTTTCCACTCACGCCAATATACTAACCAATTGAAATGCTCATAACCAGAATGAACAGGCCGCATGCATTCTTTAGCCAACTTTCGATGAAAATACCCACTATGCAATGGTAAATTTCcgaaacaaaaaattatactTCAGTGTTCCCACAAAATAACGatatgtttcttttcatttttcaatgaaagcATGATTTTTTCCCTTCCAATGCCAAAATGCTAGTCctataaatgaaaaaaaaagctttctGCTATAAGAACAGCAAGGGGCATTTCAACTTACACATAATAGAAGGTGAGATAAA
Coding sequences within:
- the AIM36 gene encoding Aim36p (hypothetical protein; null mutant displays reduced respiratory growth and elevated frequency of mitochondrial genome loss; the authentic, non-tagged protein is detected in purified mitochondria in high-throughput studies), with the protein product MLRPLRKSVLASCRHCFKVCGGLPQKQLPLFSPLLLRARYSSTDSSTKRSNKSDKIDAPGFKKIFLVAIIGTVIFVKTVQSLDKNKPKTTLSEEEFENVVKGLKRRVAIFPQGEVDIKFSLSPSIEETRKVLQKSQGDDINELQFVDPVKVIDYYRTLRDDRYEALLNEYYKKYGCDTYAYNLPTGMLVMLLGRYFKENFKTGDKLVVVNFPHSIADATRFENEVSIVSKIFVPRKLSGSDVCKYYETVGKADII
- the MRPS8 gene encoding mitochondrial 37S ribosomal protein uS8m MRPS8 (Mitochondrial ribosomal protein of the small subunit); this encodes MSLVKLANTCAHLQNCSKVRVALTSIPYTKLQLQFAYNLYQQGFLSSLQKGSTMGPDKDFVEVTPDNISTRRLWVGLKYRDNKPVLSSCKLISKPNSRIHLPMEDMKKLCSGVTIRNIKPLQPGELILVRAHNNIMDINEAISKKLDGEVLCRVK
- a CDS encoding uncharacterized protein (hypothetical protein; may contain a lipid attachment site; localizes to cytosol, and to peroxisomes in oleate-growing cells; YMR158C-A is not an essential gene) gives rise to the protein MKMNYHLSTSSYTTSMLSCTVLDDDIRYEKLSWKLDEAEMQGLIM